GAATCACGTCACTCCCGTCAGAACAGGCCCAAGCAGCGGCCGTCGAGCGCGCCGACCGCTGGGAGGCAGGTGAGGCGGTCCCGCACGTCGTGAACTTCGAAGACCGGTCCCGACTCCGCGAGTTACTGACCGACCGACGGATGGAGCTCCTCGAAGCGGTGATGGAACAGCCGCCCGAGAGTATCCGTGCTCTCGCTAGCCGTCTCTCTCGCGACGTACACGACGTCCACGACGACCTCCATCTGCTCGCCGAGTACGACATCATCCACTTCGAGACGGACGGGCGCGCCAAGAAGCCCTACGTTCCCTACGATACCGTCCGGATCGAAGTCGAGTTCGGGCTGCCGCGTGGCGACCACTCAGAGTCGGCTGCTTCGGTGTGATACGGCCCGTGGTTGTGGCAGGCGCACCGAATGGGCTGGCGGCGACGTTGTCCGGCAGTTTCGTTCGGTTCCGGTCCTGCTCGAAGCGCCGCGGCTGACCCACCGTTAGAGCCACGTCTCTCGCAGACAGACCCGACAGTCCGGGCGATGTGGCCCTCCTCGGACCCACCCAGACCACGACCGACAGCTACGCCGACGTGCTTGGAGACGCGAATCAGTTAGTCGACAGTCCCTTCGACCAGCGTGTCTGCGCCGAGCTGGCGCCCGGAGTCACCGGGCTTGGGGAGACACTGCGGTGACGGTCTACAGCTCGGAGGTTGCTGCGTCGCCCCTTGCATTCACTAGAAATTCGGTGTGCGACACTCGGTGATTTTGTTTCCCCCGAGAGGGGTGCGGGGGGCACCAGACTCGCCTCGCGCTGAGTTCAGATGGCGACGATAGATCCCTACCAGCGGACGTTCGACGAACAGCCCGACGAACCGATCCCGGCCGACGACTGCCCGGAATGTGCCGGCCGACTCAGAACCGACGGCGGCGAGACCCGGTGTACCGACTGCGGCCTCGTCGTCGAGGCCTGTCGCGTCGACCGACGCGGGCCGCGCACCTTCGACGAGGACGACACCGACCGGCGACGGACGGGCGCGCCGCTGACCGAAGCGCGCCACGACCGGGGCCTCTCGACGAAGATCGGCTACTCGACCGACGGCAACGGCAACGCCCTCTCCGGCCGGAAACAGCGCCAGCTCGCCCGATTGCGCCGCGAGCACACCCGCGCGAAGTGGCGCTCGAAGGCCGAACGCAACCTCGCCCACGGCTGTACGGAGATCGCCCGCCTCGTCGGGGCGCTCGGGCTCGACCACGACGACCGCGAGCAGGCGAGTGCGCTCTTCCGGAGCGCCCAGCAGGCCGACCTGCTCCGCGGCCGGTCCATCGAAGCCTTCGCCGCGGCGGCCGTCTACGCGGTGTGTCGCTGCACGGCGGCCACGCGGACCCTGGGCGAGGTTGCATCGGTCGCCCAGTGTGCCCGGGGGAAGGTCACCAACGCCTACGACGTACTCAACGACGATCTCGGCCTCCCAGCCCCACCGCAGCGCCCGCGGGCGTTCATCCCGGCGCTGGCCTCGGCGATGGACGTGCCCACAGAAACGGAGTCACACGCCCGCGCCCTCGCCGAGCGCGCCTGGGCGGCCGGCGAGAGTCTCGGGACGCACCCGGCGGGGTTCGCCGCGGGCTCGCTCGCCGTCGCCTGTCGGGATCACGGCGTGGACATCGTCCAGCAGGATCTGGCGAGCGAAGCCGATGTCACACCGAACACAGTCCGCGCACATCGCGATACCATCGAGGCCGACCGGGAGGCGTGGGCCCGATGATCCACGGCTGGCTCCACGACCGACTGCTGGCCGACCGCCCCAAACGCGTCCACGAGTGTCGCCGCTGTGGCGAGGCCGTCGACGCCGGCTGTGAGCGGTGCCCGACCTGCGGCCACGGGGGCATCGCGACCTACGAAGTCGGGTAATCCCACCGCACGCCGTGGTTGTCGGCGCCCCGGAGGGGCGGGGCGCCCAGTGACGGGCGCTCGGAGACGATGCACCCGCTCGAACAACTAACCTTCCCGACCCGTGTCGCAAAGCGCGCCCAGTACGAAGCCTTCGAGTTCACACTCGCCGACGACAGTGTCGTCGTCCGAAACGGCAGCCACCCCGACCCCAGCGACCACGAGTATCGCGTCACCGTCGACGACGGCCTCCCGACGGCGTGTGAGTGCCCGGCCGACGACAGCTACGCGGGCGCCTGCAAACACCGCGTCGCCGTCGCGATCCGGCGGCCGATCCTCGAGGCCGTCACGGCAAACGAGACCAGCCAGTCCGTGGCCGCGGACGGTGGACGGGTCGCCGA
The window above is part of the Halosimplex rubrum genome. Proteins encoded here:
- a CDS encoding HVO_A0114 family putative DNA-binding protein, encoding MPNDTDAEPTHEEFTPDADEVEYPSTLRITSLPSEQAQAAAVERADRWEAGEAVPHVVNFEDRSRLRELLTDRRMELLEAVMEQPPESIRALASRLSRDVHDVHDDLHLLAEYDIIHFETDGRAKKPYVPYDTVRIEVEFGLPRGDHSESAASV
- a CDS encoding transcription initiation factor IIB, which encodes MATIDPYQRTFDEQPDEPIPADDCPECAGRLRTDGGETRCTDCGLVVEACRVDRRGPRTFDEDDTDRRRTGAPLTEARHDRGLSTKIGYSTDGNGNALSGRKQRQLARLRREHTRAKWRSKAERNLAHGCTEIARLVGALGLDHDDREQASALFRSAQQADLLRGRSIEAFAAAAVYAVCRCTAATRTLGEVASVAQCARGKVTNAYDVLNDDLGLPAPPQRPRAFIPALASAMDVPTETESHARALAERAWAAGESLGTHPAGFAAGSLAVACRDHGVDIVQQDLASEADVTPNTVRAHRDTIEADREAWAR
- a CDS encoding SWIM zinc finger family protein, which gives rise to MHPLEQLTFPTRVAKRAQYEAFEFTLADDSVVVRNGSHPDPSDHEYRVTVDDGLPTACECPADDSYAGACKHRVAVAIRRPILEAVTANETSQSVAADGGRVADRESDDAGSGPTHDGPMDDGEACAECLGEFPCWDCVRTGRKDLPES